One region of Brassica napus cultivar Da-Ae unplaced genomic scaffold, Da-Ae ScsIHWf_1768;HRSCAF=2400, whole genome shotgun sequence genomic DNA includes:
- the LOC111212185 gene encoding uncharacterized protein LOC111212185 isoform X2, which yields MLTTSQVKTGTEGMQNSSSSSSQGKGRKRERGDQGSESVKRERPSRGDDSGSGFVRKESSLKSEIAKITERGRLVDSEGVEKLVQLMLPEKNEKKTDLIGRSILASAVAATDKFDCLSRFVQLRGLSVFDEWLQEVHRRKIGDGSSPKENDRSVDEFLLILLRALDKLPVNLNALQTCNIGKSVNRLRSHKNSEIGKKARSLVDTWKKRVEAEMDAKPGRPRQSEVSHGSRHSVVSFDATKTSVSHLHPFKSVSGISDNSVKSATTSPSSTRSAPSPGTGVAVANVGQQKNTVAVHAEGGLSRSISSQRTVTFEKAEGCSNKLLVKLPKCGERGGEHEKAVNESSKIEDIVKPTSPTSGDDVKTEKGHGESHSLMNALIESCVRDSEANACVAGADDVGMNLLATVAADEMSKSPVASPSVSRVSDSLDGLPSEQADNVNLTIVEHVSSSGEQLAVVENENDSKPGDLDENSDSEIEELQRLVDQCLESNENSDDIAPTAGHTSGIGGNISDDGDSGVVSDLKTDEISETDRVADTVMRTGNSALRICKTIGISQNADSLTAEDSHLEAAGGAQVEDKPKVILSSELVNKMGEVVSVLSEFAKDRSTENVDRSMPEKLSDDNDCGGTANDRKAACTSVETSAPAECKAIVLCPKVDSLAVANSHSDVVDDNKKEQKPPVVLSSELVKETGEDVKVSSGFSKGVAAEKIDIGINHVNQTDKKNKPVTAHLDSSVTKIEVEHVEASLKSAEVGKQCATTTCADGHETEECTSVAKDVPSVSALAGSELEAGVKFDLNEAFNGDDTRKENSSNFSGSLSLTSTPLQTSRPPASITVAAAAKGAFVPRDDLLRNKPAVGWRGSAATSAFRPAEPRKVQEVASCDASTTAGKQTKTLLDFDLNVPDERVLEELPSQRFANPTNPSGVLDLDLNRLDDPADMNNHTVSSGHRVNSTFQQTNLSSGGSRDFDLNDGPAVDDVNVVESSLGFSQNSRSAQPVISGIRPGFSSWFPAVNNYSAMSIPQVLPERGSGPQRMVGPTSEVSSYTPDMCRGPVLLSSPAVSFPPSAFQYPGFPFGSSFPLSSANFSGASTPYMDSSSSGRLCFPPVNSQILGPGVAIPSNYPRPYVVNLPNGSSNGGVSDSSNNAKWFRSGLDLNSGPGGHETDEAALVQRQLSSSGSLPLRDEARMYQMSGGTLKRKEPDGGWDGGGYK from the coding sequence ATGTTAACAACATCTCAAGTGAAAACAGGAACAGAAGGTATGCAGAACAGTAGCTCCTCTTCTTCACAGGGCAAGGGAAGGAAGAGAGAGCGTGGTGATCAGGGTTCTGAATCTGTGAAAAGGGAACGTCCGAGCCGAGGTGATGATAGCGGTTCTGGTTTTGTAAGAAAAGAAAGCAGTTTGAAGTCTGAGATTGCAAAAATTACTGAGAGAGGGAGGCTAGTGGATTCTGAAGGGGTTGAGAAATTGGTACAGCTCATGCTACCTGagaagaatgagaagaagaCAGATTTGATTGGGCGGTCCATTCTTGCAAGTGCTGTAGCAGCAACAGACAAGTTTGACTGTCTCAGTCGTTTCGTCCAGCTGAGGGGTTTATCTGTTTTTGATGAGTGGCTACAGGAGGTTCATAGAAGGAAAATTGGGGATGGGAGCAGTCCCAAAGAAAATGATAGATCAGTGGACGAGTTTCTTTTGATTTTACTACGTGCTCTTGACAAGCTGCCTGTGAATCTCAATGCTCTTCAGACTTGCAACATTGGGAAGTCTGTTAATCGATTGCGATCACATAAGAACTCAGAAATTGGGAAAAAGGCAAGGAGCTTGGTTGATACATGGAAGAAACGTGTTGAGGCAGAAATGGATGCCAAGCCTGGAAGACCTCGTCAGTCTGAAGTTTCCCATGGCAGTAGACACTCAGTTGTATCCTTTGATGCAACCAAGACATCAGTGTCTCATCTACATCCTTTTAAGTCCGTGTCCGGTATTTCAGATAACAGCGTGAAGTCTGCAACCACCTCTCCAAGTTCTACTAGATCAGCCCCATCACCTGGAACAGGTGTTGCTGTTGCTAACGTTGGGCAGCAAAAAAATACTGTTGCAGTCCACGCAGAAGGTGGGCTGAGCAGGAGCATCTCATCACAAAGAACTGTAACTTTTGAGAAAGCTGAAGGTTGTAGCAATAAGTTGTTGGTTAAGCTGCCTAAATGTGGTGAACGTGGTGGTGAGCACGAGAAGGCTGTTAATGAGTCTAGTAAAATAGAAGATATTGTCAAGCCCACGTCTCCTACCTCGGGAGATGATGTCAAAACTGAAAAAGGGCATGGTGAATCACACAGCTTAATGAATGCTTTGATTGAAAGTTGTGTCAGGGACTCTGAGGCGAATGCATGTGTGGCTGGTGCAGATGATGTTGGAATGAATCTTCTAGCTACTGTTGCTGCTGATGAAATGTCCAAATCCCCTGTTGCATCACCCTCGGTATCTCGGGTTTCAGATTCTTTGGATGGCTTGCCTAGCGAGCAAGCGGATAATGTGAATCTCACCATTGTTGAACATGTCAGTAGTAGTGGCGAGCAGTTGGCCGTTGTAGAGAATGAAAATGATTCTAAGCCGGGAGATCTTGATGAGAACTCCGATTCAGAAATCGAAGAGTTGCAAAGATTGGTGGATCAGTGCCTAGAAAGCAATGAAAATTCAGATGATATTGCCCCAACCGCTGGGCACACATCAGGCATTGGGGGAAACATTTCTGATGATGGTGATAGTGGGGTAGTTAGTGACCTAAAGACTGATGAGATATCAGAGACAGATCGAGTGGCAGATACAGTGATGAGGACAGGAAACTCTGCCCTACGTATATGTAAAACCATTGGCATAAGTCAAAATGCAGATTCTTTGACTGCTGAAGATTCACACTTGGAGGCTGCTGGTGGTGCTCAGGTGGAAGATAAACCAAAGGTGATATTAAGTTCTGAGCTAGTTAATAAAATGGGTGAAGTGGTTTCAGTTTTGTCAGAGTTTGCCAAGGATAGGAGTACTGAAAATGTTGATAGATCGATGCCAGAGAAATTGTCTGATGATAATGATTGTGGTGGAACAGCTAACGATCGAAAGGCTGCTTGTACATCAGTGGAAACTTCTGCGCCAGCTGAATGTAAAGCCATCGTATTATGTCCCAAAGTAGATTCCTTGGCTGTTGCAAATTCGCACTCTGATGTAGTCGATGATAACAAGAAAGAGCAGAAACCCCCGGTAGTCTTGAGTTCCGAGTTGGTTAAAGAAACGGGTGAAGATGTAAAAGTTTCGTCTGGGTTCTCCAAGGGAGTGGCTGCAGAAAAGATCGACATAGGGATTAATCATGTGAACCAAACagataaaaagaacaaacctgTGACAGCTCATCTGGACTCATCTGTAACTAAGATTGAAGTTGAGCATGTGGAGGCGTCTCTAAAGAGTGCTGAAGTCGGAAAACAGTGCGCCACGACAACATGTGCTGATGGGCATGAAACAGAGGAATGTACCTCTGTTGCCAAAGATGTCCCTTCAGTTTCAGCTTTAGCAGGGTCAGAGCTGGAAGCCGGAGTTAAATTTGACCTAAATGAAGCTTTCAATGGGGATGACACACGAAAGGAGAATTCAAGTAACTTCTCTGGATCGTTGTCTTTGACATCTACTCCTTTACAAACCAGTCGACCTCCTGCATCCATTACAGTTGCTGCTGCTGCAAAGGGTGCTTTTGTTCCGCGTGATGATCTGTTGAGAAATAAACCAGCTGTTGGGTGGAGAGGATCTGCTGCCACTAGCGCCTTCAGACCAGCTGAGCCAAGAAAAGTCCAAGAGGTGGCTTCCTGTGATGCTTCTACAACCGCTGGCAAGCAAACAAAGACACTCTTGGACTTCGACCTAAATGTACCGGATGAAAGAGTTCTTGAAGAGCTGCCTTCCCAAAGATTTGCCAATCCCACAAATCCCTCTGGTGTACTGGATCTTGATCTAAACAGACTTGATGATCCAGCCGATATGAATAATCATACAGTAAGCAGTGGTCATCGGGTGAATTCAACTTTTCAACAGACAAACTTATCTTCTGGTGGTAGTAGGGATTTTGATTTAAACGATGGACCTGCTGTTGATGATGTTAACGTTGTTGAGTCATCTCTGGGTTTTAGTCAAAATTCCCGAAGTGCACAGCCAGTGATCAGTGGAATAAGGCCTGGCTTCTCATCTTGGTTTCCTGCTGTTAACAATTATTCAGCAATGAGTATTCCTCAAGTATTGCCTGAACGAGGCAGTGGACCGCAGAGAATGGTGGGTCCAACATCTGAAGTTTCATCATATACACCTGATATGTGCAGAGGCCCTGTTTTACTGTCTTCTCCAGCAGTTTCATTCCCACCATCAGCATTTCAGTATCCTGGGTTCCCTTTTGGTTCCAGCTTTCCTCTTTCCTCAGCAAATTTTTCAGGTGCTTCAACACCATACATGGACTCTTCATCAAGTGGCAGGCTATGCTTCCCTCCTGTCAACTCTCAAATATTGGGTCCAGGAGTTGCCATCCCTTCTAATTACCCAAGGCCGTATGTTGTTAATCTCCCAAACGGTAGTAGCAATGGTGGAGTTTCGGACAGCAGCAACAATGCAAAATGGTTTAGATCTGGTCTTGACTTGAACTCTGGACCAGGAGGGCATGAAACTGATGAAGCAGCACTCGTACAAAGACAACTATCTTCCTCTGGCTCTTTACCTTTGAGAGACGAAGCAAGAATGTATCAAATGTCAGGTGGTACTCTCAAGAGGAAGGAACCAGACGGTGGGTGGGATGGAGGAGGATATAAGTAA
- the LOC125598864 gene encoding peroxisomal membrane protein PEX14-like: MATHQQTHENPSISEATNEVSETAKLESVFKNSEPIREDQVENAIKFLSHPRVRGSPVIHRRSFLERKGLTKEEIDEAFRRVPDPSPSEQTAVTSQDGQQAVQGQIQAVQHAPAPVVMIPPPSLRSRFRWYHAVLAVGVLAASGAGTAVFVKRSLIPRLKSWVRKIMSEEENDPLEKADAKPSLAEEAVATAKAASAAASDVARVSQEMMKTKSEERKNFEELMQLLGVQVQEMKSLSNNIRYLERNSNNLPKVYSANQEVYSGLVKTPAERRPYANGSNVDYDTRSARSTSPPAPPADSSQPPHPKSYMDIMSMIQRGEKPSNIREINDMPPNPNQQLPNPRIAPKAKPWDYGQPPQDESSKGPWWQQKNPRSADFGYETTTARSIGIRNETSTTEPAAIQKQRSWVPPQPPPVVMPEAAEAIRRPKPQAKIDQEVVAAASDDQSGVSDELQKVTKFSESGGDGSGRLEITEIQEETEHQHIGQEGN; encoded by the exons atgGCAACTCATCAGCAGACCCATGAAAACCCCTCGATTTCAG AGGCTACGAATGAAGTTAGCGAAACTGCAAAGCTGGAGTCTGTGTTTAAGAACTCTGAACCGATACGGGAGGATCAGGTTGAGAACGCTATCAAGTTCCTTTCTCATCCGAGAGTTAGAGGGTCTCCTGTGATTCACAGAAGATCGTTTCTTGAGAGGAAAGGTCTCACCAAGGAAGAGATTGACGAAGCTTTCCGCCGTGTCCCT GATCCATCACCAAGTGAGCAGACAGCTGTTACCAGTCAAG ATGGACAGCAAGCGGTGCAAGGGCAGATACAAGCCGTGCAGCATGCTCCTGCTCCCGTTGTTATGATTCCGCCTCCAAGTTTGCGCTCTCGCTTTCGCTGGTACCATGCTGTTCTTGCTGTTGGAGTATTAGCCGCTTCTGGTGCTGGAACTGCTGTTTTTGTCAAG AGATCTCTTATCCCAAGATTAAAATCGTGGGTCCGTAAGATTATGTCGGAAGAAGAAAATGATCCTCTGGAGAAAGCTGATGCAAAACCTAGCTTAGCTGAAGAAGCAGTAGCTACAGCCAAAGCTGCTTCGGCGGCTGCTTCTGATGTAGCCAGGGTTAGTCAGGAAATGATGAAAACCAAGAGTGAAG AGAGGAAGAATTTTGAGGAGTTGATGCAACTCTTAGGCGTCCAAGTACAAGAAATGAAGTCCTTGAGCAATAATATCCGTTATCTCGAAA GGAACTCCAACAACCTCCCCAAAGTTTATTCAGCTAACCAAGAGGTCTATAGTGGTTTGGTCAAAACTCCGGCAGAAAGG AGACCCTATGCAAATGGCAGCAACGTTGATTATGACACGCGTTCAG CACGGTCTACTTCTCCTCCTGCACCACCAGCTGATTCTTCTCAGCCCCCTCATCCAAAGTCATACATGGAT ATAATGTCTATGATCCAGAGAGGAGAGAAGCCTTCAAACATTCGG GAGATTAACGACATGCCACCCAATCCAAACCAACAGCTACCAAATCCTCGCATCGCTCCTAAAGCTAAG CCATGGGACTATGGTCAACCGCCTCAAGACGAGAGTTCCAAAGGTCCATGGTGGCAACAGAAGAACCCTAGATCTGCTGATTTCGGTTATGAGACAACAACGGCACGTTCCATCGGTATCCGAAACGAAACAAGTACAACGGAACCAGCAGCTATCCAGAAGCAGCGATCATGGGTTCCTCCGCAACCACCTCCAGTTGTTATGCCAGAAGCAGCCGAGGCCATTCGCCGTCCTAAGCCACAAGCTAAGATAGACCAGGAAGTAGTAGCTGCTGCTAGTGATGACCAGTCAGGTGTGAGCGACGAGTTGCAGAAGGTCACTAAGTTCTCTGAATCTGGTGGCGATGGATCAGGAAGATTGGAGATCACAGAGATTCAAGAGGAAACAGAACATCAACATATCGGACAAGAAGGGAACTAG
- the LOC125598863 gene encoding rac-like GTP-binding protein ARAC10 translates to MASSASKFIKCVTVGDGAVGKTCMLICYTSNKFPTDYVPTVFDNFSANVVVEGTTVNLGLWDTAGQEDYNRLRPLSYRGADVFVLSFSLVSRASYENVFKKWIPELQHFAPGVPLVLVGTKLDLREDKHYLADHPGLSPVTTAQGEELRKLIGATYYIECSSKTQQNVKAVFDSAIKEVIKPVVKQKDKTKKKKKQQSNHHGCLSNVLCGRIVTRH, encoded by the exons ATGGCTTCAAGTGCTTCAAAGTTCATCAAATGTGTAACTGTTGGTGATGGTGCCGTTGGTAAAACCTGTATGCTCATCTGCTACACCAGCAACAAGTTCCCTACT GACTATGTACCAACGGTTTTTGACAACTTTAGTGCAAACGTTGTAGTTGAAGGAACTACTGTGAACTTAGGGCTATGGGATACTGCTG GGCAAGAAGACTATAACAGATTAAGGCCTTTAAGTTACAGAGGAGCAGATGTTTTCGTCTTGTCTTTCTCATTGGTCAGCCGAGCTAGCtatgaaaatgtttttaaaaag TGGATCCCTGAACTCCAACACTTTGCTCCAGGAGTTCCATTAGTTCTTGTCGGTACCAAATTGG ATCTCCGTGAGGATAAGCATTATCTGGCTGACCATCCTGGACTATCCCCTGTAACTACTGCACAG GGAGAGGAATTGCGTAAGCTAATTGGTGCAACATATTACATTGAATGTAGCTCAAAAACTCAACAG AATGTCAAAGCAGTTTTTGATTCGGCAATCAAGGAAGTGATCAAACCGGTGGTTAAACAGAAGGACAAGaccaagaaaaagaagaagcaacagTCGAATCACCACGGGTGTTTATC AAACGTTTTGTGTGGGAGGATAGTGACCCGGCATTGA
- the LOC125598865 gene encoding bidirectional sugar transporter SWEET5 produces MTDAHTARTIVGIIGNVISFGLFCSPIPTMIKIWKMKSVSEFKPDPYLATVLNCMMWSFYGLPFVHPDSLLVVTINGTGLFMELVYVTIFFIFATSAIRRKITIAMVVELIFMSVVIFCTLYCLHTTKQRSMLIGIMCIVFNVIMYASPLTVMRLVIKTKSVKYMPFFLSLASFMNGVVWVIYACLKFDPYILIPNGLGSLSGLVQLILYATYYKTTNWNDEDGDKEKRFTNAEIQLDRA; encoded by the exons ATGACGGACGCCCACACTGCCCGGACGATCGTTGGAATAATCG GAAACGTGATCTCTTTCGGCTTGTTCTGCTCTCCAAT ACCAACGATGATAAAGATATGGAAGATGAAGTCAGTGTCGGAGTTTAAGCCAGATCCGTACCTAGCCACGGTTTTAAACTGCATGATGTGGAGTTTTTATGGACTTCCTTTTGTCCATCCCGATAGTCTCCTCGTCGTTACCATTAATGGAACTGGTCTTTTCATGGAACTCGTTTATGTCactatcttcttcatcttcgctACCTCAGCTATCCGC AGAAAGATCACAATAGCTATGGTGGTTGAGTTGATATTCATGTCAGTGGTGATCTTCTGCACATTGTACTGTTTGCATACAACAAAACAAAGGTCTATGCTTATTGGGATCATGTGCATTGTTTTCAATGTTATCATGTATGCTTCTCCTCTAACCGTCATG AGACTTGTGATAAAGACAAAGAGCGTGAAGTACATGCCGTTCTTCCTGTCACTAGCCAGCTTCATGAACGGAGTCGTTTGGGTCATTTATGCATGTCTTAAATTCGACCCATATATTTTG ATACCAAATGGCCTTGGATCCCTATCCGGATTAGTACAACTTATATTATACGCAACTTACTATAAAACAACGAACTGGAACGATGAAGATGGAGATAAAGAAAAGCGGTTTACTAATGCTGAAATCCAGCTTGACCGAGCTTGA
- the LOC111212185 gene encoding uncharacterized protein LOC111212185 isoform X1 codes for MHGRKKGHRRLLMLRPPSRLISTASSSSSLSLSSPSSFSKDGRRISVGDCALFKPPQDCPPFIGLIRLLVPEREGGGSFKVRVNWLYRPGELKLGKGVLLEAQPNEIFYSFHEDEIPAASLLHPCKVTFLPRGVELPSGISSFVCWRVYDVMNESIWWLTDQDYIDERQQEVDKLLCKSLQQCGCSPMLTTSQVKTGTEGMQNSSSSSSQGKGRKRERGDQGSESVKRERPSRGDDSGSGFVRKESSLKSEIAKITERGRLVDSEGVEKLVQLMLPEKNEKKTDLIGRSILASAVAATDKFDCLSRFVQLRGLSVFDEWLQEVHRRKIGDGSSPKENDRSVDEFLLILLRALDKLPVNLNALQTCNIGKSVNRLRSHKNSEIGKKARSLVDTWKKRVEAEMDAKPGRPRQSEVSHGSRHSVVSFDATKTSVSHLHPFKSVSGISDNSVKSATTSPSSTRSAPSPGTGVAVANVGQQKNTVAVHAEGGLSRSISSQRTVTFEKAEGCSNKLLVKLPKCGERGGEHEKAVNESSKIEDIVKPTSPTSGDDVKTEKGHGESHSLMNALIESCVRDSEANACVAGADDVGMNLLATVAADEMSKSPVASPSVSRVSDSLDGLPSEQADNVNLTIVEHVSSSGEQLAVVENENDSKPGDLDENSDSEIEELQRLVDQCLESNENSDDIAPTAGHTSGIGGNISDDGDSGVVSDLKTDEISETDRVADTVMRTGNSALRICKTIGISQNADSLTAEDSHLEAAGGAQVEDKPKVILSSELVNKMGEVVSVLSEFAKDRSTENVDRSMPEKLSDDNDCGGTANDRKAACTSVETSAPAECKAIVLCPKVDSLAVANSHSDVVDDNKKEQKPPVVLSSELVKETGEDVKVSSGFSKGVAAEKIDIGINHVNQTDKKNKPVTAHLDSSVTKIEVEHVEASLKSAEVGKQCATTTCADGHETEECTSVAKDVPSVSALAGSELEAGVKFDLNEAFNGDDTRKENSSNFSGSLSLTSTPLQTSRPPASITVAAAAKGAFVPRDDLLRNKPAVGWRGSAATSAFRPAEPRKVQEVASCDASTTAGKQTKTLLDFDLNVPDERVLEELPSQRFANPTNPSGVLDLDLNRLDDPADMNNHTVSSGHRVNSTFQQTNLSSGGSRDFDLNDGPAVDDVNVVESSLGFSQNSRSAQPVISGIRPGFSSWFPAVNNYSAMSIPQVLPERGSGPQRMVGPTSEVSSYTPDMCRGPVLLSSPAVSFPPSAFQYPGFPFGSSFPLSSANFSGASTPYMDSSSSGRLCFPPVNSQILGPGVAIPSNYPRPYVVNLPNGSSNGGVSDSSNNAKWFRSGLDLNSGPGGHETDEAALVQRQLSSSGSLPLRDEARMYQMSGGTLKRKEPDGGWDGGGYK; via the exons ATGCATGGGAGGAAGAAAGGTCATCGTCGTCTGCTTATGCTTAGACCTCCTTCGCGTCTAATCTCAaccgcttcttcttcttcgtctctctctctctcttcaccttcttcctTCTCTAAG GACGGGAGGAGGATTAGTGTTGGTGACTGTGCTCTGTTCAAGCCGCCTCAGGATTGTCCACCGTTCATTGGTTTGATCCGTTTGCTGGTTCCGGAACGAGAAGGAGGAGGTAGCTTTAAGGTTCGTGTGAATTGGCTGTATCGACCCGGTGAGTTGAAGCTTGGGAAGGGCGTCCTTTTGGAGGCTCAGCCTAACGAGATCTTTTACTCCTTTCACGAGGATGAGATACCTGCTGCGTCTTTGCTTCATCCGTGTAAAGTTACCTTTCTTCCCAGAGGCGTTGAACTCCCATCTGGAATCTCTTCGTTTGTTTGCTGGAGGGTTTATGATGTTATGAATGAGTCTATTTGGTGGCTCACTGATCAAGATTATATCGAT gAACGTCAACAAGAAGTAGATAAGTTATTGTGTAAGAGTTTACAGCAGTGTGGTTGTTCTCCTATGTTAACAACATCTCAAGTGAAAACAGGAACAGAAGGTATGCAGAACAGTAGCTCCTCTTCTTCACAGGGCAAGGGAAGGAAGAGAGAGCGTGGTGATCAGGGTTCTGAATCTGTGAAAAGGGAACGTCCGAGCCGAGGTGATGATAGCGGTTCTGGTTTTGTAAGAAAAGAAAGCAGTTTGAAGTCTGAGATTGCAAAAATTACTGAGAGAGGGAGGCTAGTGGATTCTGAAGGGGTTGAGAAATTGGTACAGCTCATGCTACCTGagaagaatgagaagaagaCAGATTTGATTGGGCGGTCCATTCTTGCAAGTGCTGTAGCAGCAACAGACAAGTTTGACTGTCTCAGTCGTTTCGTCCAGCTGAGGGGTTTATCTGTTTTTGATGAGTGGCTACAGGAGGTTCATAGAAGGAAAATTGGGGATGGGAGCAGTCCCAAAGAAAATGATAGATCAGTGGACGAGTTTCTTTTGATTTTACTACGTGCTCTTGACAAGCTGCCTGTGAATCTCAATGCTCTTCAGACTTGCAACATTGGGAAGTCTGTTAATCGATTGCGATCACATAAGAACTCAGAAATTGGGAAAAAGGCAAGGAGCTTGGTTGATACATGGAAGAAACGTGTTGAGGCAGAAATGGATGCCAAGCCTGGAAGACCTCGTCAGTCTGAAGTTTCCCATGGCAGTAGACACTCAGTTGTATCCTTTGATGCAACCAAGACATCAGTGTCTCATCTACATCCTTTTAAGTCCGTGTCCGGTATTTCAGATAACAGCGTGAAGTCTGCAACCACCTCTCCAAGTTCTACTAGATCAGCCCCATCACCTGGAACAGGTGTTGCTGTTGCTAACGTTGGGCAGCAAAAAAATACTGTTGCAGTCCACGCAGAAGGTGGGCTGAGCAGGAGCATCTCATCACAAAGAACTGTAACTTTTGAGAAAGCTGAAGGTTGTAGCAATAAGTTGTTGGTTAAGCTGCCTAAATGTGGTGAACGTGGTGGTGAGCACGAGAAGGCTGTTAATGAGTCTAGTAAAATAGAAGATATTGTCAAGCCCACGTCTCCTACCTCGGGAGATGATGTCAAAACTGAAAAAGGGCATGGTGAATCACACAGCTTAATGAATGCTTTGATTGAAAGTTGTGTCAGGGACTCTGAGGCGAATGCATGTGTGGCTGGTGCAGATGATGTTGGAATGAATCTTCTAGCTACTGTTGCTGCTGATGAAATGTCCAAATCCCCTGTTGCATCACCCTCGGTATCTCGGGTTTCAGATTCTTTGGATGGCTTGCCTAGCGAGCAAGCGGATAATGTGAATCTCACCATTGTTGAACATGTCAGTAGTAGTGGCGAGCAGTTGGCCGTTGTAGAGAATGAAAATGATTCTAAGCCGGGAGATCTTGATGAGAACTCCGATTCAGAAATCGAAGAGTTGCAAAGATTGGTGGATCAGTGCCTAGAAAGCAATGAAAATTCAGATGATATTGCCCCAACCGCTGGGCACACATCAGGCATTGGGGGAAACATTTCTGATGATGGTGATAGTGGGGTAGTTAGTGACCTAAAGACTGATGAGATATCAGAGACAGATCGAGTGGCAGATACAGTGATGAGGACAGGAAACTCTGCCCTACGTATATGTAAAACCATTGGCATAAGTCAAAATGCAGATTCTTTGACTGCTGAAGATTCACACTTGGAGGCTGCTGGTGGTGCTCAGGTGGAAGATAAACCAAAGGTGATATTAAGTTCTGAGCTAGTTAATAAAATGGGTGAAGTGGTTTCAGTTTTGTCAGAGTTTGCCAAGGATAGGAGTACTGAAAATGTTGATAGATCGATGCCAGAGAAATTGTCTGATGATAATGATTGTGGTGGAACAGCTAACGATCGAAAGGCTGCTTGTACATCAGTGGAAACTTCTGCGCCAGCTGAATGTAAAGCCATCGTATTATGTCCCAAAGTAGATTCCTTGGCTGTTGCAAATTCGCACTCTGATGTAGTCGATGATAACAAGAAAGAGCAGAAACCCCCGGTAGTCTTGAGTTCCGAGTTGGTTAAAGAAACGGGTGAAGATGTAAAAGTTTCGTCTGGGTTCTCCAAGGGAGTGGCTGCAGAAAAGATCGACATAGGGATTAATCATGTGAACCAAACagataaaaagaacaaacctgTGACAGCTCATCTGGACTCATCTGTAACTAAGATTGAAGTTGAGCATGTGGAGGCGTCTCTAAAGAGTGCTGAAGTCGGAAAACAGTGCGCCACGACAACATGTGCTGATGGGCATGAAACAGAGGAATGTACCTCTGTTGCCAAAGATGTCCCTTCAGTTTCAGCTTTAGCAGGGTCAGAGCTGGAAGCCGGAGTTAAATTTGACCTAAATGAAGCTTTCAATGGGGATGACACACGAAAGGAGAATTCAAGTAACTTCTCTGGATCGTTGTCTTTGACATCTACTCCTTTACAAACCAGTCGACCTCCTGCATCCATTACAGTTGCTGCTGCTGCAAAGGGTGCTTTTGTTCCGCGTGATGATCTGTTGAGAAATAAACCAGCTGTTGGGTGGAGAGGATCTGCTGCCACTAGCGCCTTCAGACCAGCTGAGCCAAGAAAAGTCCAAGAGGTGGCTTCCTGTGATGCTTCTACAACCGCTGGCAAGCAAACAAAGACACTCTTGGACTTCGACCTAAATGTACCGGATGAAAGAGTTCTTGAAGAGCTGCCTTCCCAAAGATTTGCCAATCCCACAAATCCCTCTGGTGTACTGGATCTTGATCTAAACAGACTTGATGATCCAGCCGATATGAATAATCATACAGTAAGCAGTGGTCATCGGGTGAATTCAACTTTTCAACAGACAAACTTATCTTCTGGTGGTAGTAGGGATTTTGATTTAAACGATGGACCTGCTGTTGATGATGTTAACGTTGTTGAGTCATCTCTGGGTTTTAGTCAAAATTCCCGAAGTGCACAGCCAGTGATCAGTGGAATAAGGCCTGGCTTCTCATCTTGGTTTCCTGCTGTTAACAATTATTCAGCAATGAGTATTCCTCAAGTATTGCCTGAACGAGGCAGTGGACCGCAGAGAATGGTGGGTCCAACATCTGAAGTTTCATCATATACACCTGATATGTGCAGAGGCCCTGTTTTACTGTCTTCTCCAGCAGTTTCATTCCCACCATCAGCATTTCAGTATCCTGGGTTCCCTTTTGGTTCCAGCTTTCCTCTTTCCTCAGCAAATTTTTCAGGTGCTTCAACACCATACATGGACTCTTCATCAAGTGGCAGGCTATGCTTCCCTCCTGTCAACTCTCAAATATTGGGTCCAGGAGTTGCCATCCCTTCTAATTACCCAAGGCCGTATGTTGTTAATCTCCCAAACGGTAGTAGCAATGGTGGAGTTTCGGACAGCAGCAACAATGCAAAATGGTTTAGATCTGGTCTTGACTTGAACTCTGGACCAGGAGGGCATGAAACTGATGAAGCAGCACTCGTACAAAGACAACTATCTTCCTCTGGCTCTTTACCTTTGAGAGACGAAGCAAGAATGTATCAAATGTCAGGTGGTACTCTCAAGAGGAAGGAACCAGACGGTGGGTGGGATGGAGGAGGATATAAGTAA